The proteins below come from a single Terriglobales bacterium genomic window:
- a CDS encoding class I SAM-dependent methyltransferase codes for MASSTQAQPSPILIFRTLRAFENSAALKTAIELDLFTAVGEGSNTAASLARRVKVAERGARILADHLVVLGFLTKKNGSYGLTEDSATFLDRRSPAYMGTVAKFLAAPHAYKNFEGLTDAVRRGGAPEDAHSVTPDDDMWVEFARSMAPLMVPASQFIADLTKSAAARPMKVLDIAAGHGLFGIAVAKANPKAEIVAVDWKPVLSVAQENANKAGVANRYRALYGSAFDVDFGSGYDLVLLTNFLHHFDVPTNEKLLRKIHAALNPGGRVATLEFVPNDDRVTPPDAAAFAIIMLASTPHGDAFTRKELESMLRNAGFRSTEMHMLPTGFQAVLLSQK; via the coding sequence ATGGCATCCAGCACGCAAGCCCAGCCTTCCCCGATCCTGATCTTCCGCACTCTTCGCGCTTTTGAAAATTCCGCCGCTCTCAAGACTGCCATCGAGCTTGACCTGTTCACCGCTGTCGGTGAAGGCAGCAACACGGCCGCGTCGCTCGCCAGGCGCGTGAAGGTCGCCGAGCGCGGCGCGCGCATCCTCGCCGACCACCTGGTTGTTCTCGGTTTTCTCACCAAGAAAAACGGCAGCTACGGCCTCACCGAGGACAGCGCCACGTTTCTCGATCGTCGCTCGCCCGCTTACATGGGCACCGTTGCAAAATTTCTGGCTGCACCGCACGCGTACAAGAACTTCGAGGGTCTTACCGACGCCGTCCGTCGCGGCGGCGCCCCTGAAGACGCGCACAGCGTAACGCCCGACGACGACATGTGGGTTGAGTTCGCTCGCAGCATGGCGCCGCTCATGGTGCCTGCCTCGCAGTTCATCGCCGATTTGACCAAATCGGCGGCGGCTCGCCCCATGAAAGTCCTCGACATCGCCGCGGGGCATGGCCTGTTCGGCATCGCCGTTGCCAAGGCGAATCCCAAGGCTGAAATCGTCGCCGTGGACTGGAAGCCGGTCCTCTCCGTCGCGCAGGAGAACGCGAACAAAGCCGGTGTCGCCAATCGTTACCGCGCCCTGTACGGCAGCGCCTTCGACGTTGACTTCGGTTCCGGCTACGACCTGGTGTTGCTCACCAACTTCCTCCACCACTTCGACGTGCCTACCAACGAGAAGCTGCTGCGCAAGATCCACGCCGCGCTCAATCCGGGCGGACGCGTCGCAACTCTCGAATTCGTTCCCAACGACGATCGCGTCACGCCTCCCGACGCGGCCGCCTTCGCCATCATCATGCTGGCCTCCACGCCGCACGGTGATGCTTTCACCCGGAAGGAACTCGAGAGCATGCTGCGCAACGCCGGCTTTCGCTCCACCGAGATGCACATGCTGCCCACTGGTTTTCAGGCGGTGCTGCTTTCGCAGAAGTAA
- a CDS encoding DUF962 domain-containing protein, with product MGLYSHYDHAHTHPVNRALHMLAIPVGFSSVFVVWFHPLIAAMLIPAAFALAWIGHLIEGNKPAFLTNPVHVFVAPLWLFRRLTGRSSGAGKPA from the coding sequence ATGGGACTCTACTCGCACTACGACCACGCCCACACGCATCCCGTAAACCGCGCCCTCCATATGCTCGCCATTCCGGTGGGCTTTTCATCCGTCTTCGTTGTCTGGTTTCACCCCCTCATCGCCGCCATGCTGATTCCGGCGGCCTTCGCGCTCGCCTGGATCGGCCACCTCATCGAAGGAAACAAGCCCGCCTTCCTCACCAATCCGGTTCACGTGTTTGTCGCTCCGCTCTGGCTCTTCCGCCGCCTCACCGGACGCAGCTCCGGCGCCGGCAAACCCGCCTGA
- the ispG gene encoding flavodoxin-dependent (E)-4-hydroxy-3-methylbut-2-enyl-diphosphate synthase, which yields MASIQRRKSVQCVVAGVRIGGDAPVVVQSMTNTDTADVTSTAKQVADLARAGSELVRVTVNNEDAARAVPHVVDTLVLQGIRVPIIGDFHYNGHILLKKYPACARALAKYRINPGNVSIGRKDDDNFRAMVEVAVENQKPVRIGVNWGSLDQALLTRMMDENAKLEQPKDAREVTMDAMVESALRSAELAEKYGLRHDQIILSAKVSGVQDLIDVYRALARRCDYPLHLGLTEAGMGNKGVVASTAALGVLLQEGIGDTIRVSLTPAPNGDRAEEVQVAQQILQSLGIRNFTPQVTACPGCGRTTSTFFQEMAADIQKYLREQMPVWKQRYAGVEAMSVAVMGCVVNGPGESKHANLGISLPGTFEEPVAPVFVDGRKVTTLRGDNIVAEFIKMLDDYVDSHYSARTAQRDEVTSRA from the coding sequence ATGGCCAGCATTCAACGCAGGAAATCCGTGCAGTGCGTAGTGGCGGGTGTGCGTATTGGCGGCGACGCGCCGGTCGTGGTGCAGTCGATGACGAACACCGACACGGCCGACGTCACGTCGACTGCCAAGCAGGTGGCGGACCTGGCGCGGGCTGGGTCGGAGCTGGTGCGCGTCACGGTGAACAACGAAGACGCGGCGCGGGCGGTGCCGCATGTGGTGGACACACTGGTGCTGCAGGGCATTCGGGTGCCCATCATCGGTGACTTCCACTACAACGGACACATCCTGCTGAAGAAGTATCCGGCGTGCGCGCGGGCGCTGGCGAAGTACCGCATCAATCCGGGGAACGTGAGCATCGGGCGCAAGGACGACGACAACTTCCGCGCCATGGTTGAGGTCGCGGTCGAGAACCAAAAACCTGTTCGCATCGGCGTGAACTGGGGGTCGCTGGACCAGGCGCTGCTCACGCGGATGATGGACGAGAACGCCAAGCTCGAGCAGCCGAAGGACGCGCGCGAAGTCACGATGGACGCAATGGTTGAGAGCGCGCTGCGCTCGGCCGAGCTGGCGGAAAAGTACGGCCTGCGGCACGACCAGATCATCCTGAGCGCGAAGGTGAGCGGCGTGCAGGACTTGATCGACGTTTACCGCGCGCTGGCGCGGCGCTGCGACTATCCGCTGCACCTGGGGCTGACCGAAGCCGGCATGGGCAACAAGGGCGTGGTGGCTTCCACGGCGGCGCTGGGCGTGCTGCTGCAGGAAGGCATCGGCGACACGATCCGCGTGTCGCTCACGCCGGCGCCGAACGGAGATCGCGCGGAGGAAGTGCAGGTCGCGCAGCAGATTTTGCAATCGCTCGGCATCCGCAACTTCACGCCGCAGGTGACGGCGTGTCCGGGATGCGGGCGCACCACGAGCACGTTCTTCCAGGAGATGGCGGCCGACATCCAGAAGTATCTGCGCGAGCAGATGCCGGTGTGGAAGCAGCGCTACGCCGGGGTTGAAGCGATGAGCGTGGCGGTGATGGGCTGCGTGGTCAACGGCCCGGGCGAGAGCAAGCACGCAAATCTTGGTATCTCGCTGCCGGGAACTTTCGAAGAGCCGGTGGCCCCGGTCTTCGTGGATGGGCGGAAGGTGACGACCCTGCGTGGGGACAACATCGTGGCCGAGTTCATCAAGATGCTCGACGACTACGTGGATTCCCACTACAGCGCGCGAACCGCGCAGCGGGACGAAGTCACCAGCCGCGCCTGA
- a CDS encoding sigma-70 family RNA polymerase sigma factor yields the protein MEHTLKAALGQQVRETSLLDQTALDDFDSVVVAHQRRVYRVLLGLLRDPDAAETLTQECFLRAYQARSSFRGEASIGTWLIRIAVNLARDYGRSRRTAFWRRLFASDPEEVALAEQNLPGRQASAEQQMLAREELQAVWSAVETLSGQQRAVFVLRFVEELTLEEIAQATSLSVGTIKSHLARAVSAVRRKVRGTEATAALVSGSR from the coding sequence ATGGAGCACACCCTGAAGGCAGCCCTCGGCCAGCAGGTGCGCGAAACATCGCTCCTGGATCAAACAGCGCTCGACGACTTCGATTCGGTCGTCGTCGCTCACCAGCGGCGCGTGTACCGCGTACTGTTGGGCTTGCTGCGCGATCCCGACGCAGCCGAGACGCTCACCCAGGAGTGCTTCCTGCGCGCTTACCAGGCGCGATCGAGCTTTCGCGGCGAAGCCAGCATCGGCACCTGGCTCATCCGCATCGCGGTCAACTTGGCGCGCGACTACGGACGCAGCCGCCGTACTGCTTTCTGGCGACGTCTCTTTGCCAGCGACCCGGAAGAGGTCGCCCTCGCCGAGCAAAACCTGCCCGGCCGGCAGGCGTCGGCCGAGCAGCAGATGCTGGCGCGCGAGGAGTTGCAGGCGGTCTGGAGCGCGGTCGAGACGCTTTCCGGCCAGCAGCGCGCGGTGTTCGTGTTGCGCTTCGTCGAGGAGCTGACTTTGGAAGAGATCGCGCAGGCCACGTCGCTGAGTGTAGGCACCATCAAGAGTCACCTGGCGCGCGCCGTCAGCGCCGTGCGCCGCAAGGTTCGCGGAACAGAAGCCACGGCTGCGCTTGTCAGCGGAAGCCGATAA
- a CDS encoding Spy/CpxP family protein refolding chaperone — MSLSCVLALAGAASAQVEPPPLAPGGGITIEAPGPDPGGPQGDRVFFTRRVEGPMRGEMGLHHGPMGKWWKNSELVQQLGINDTQVQQIEKSFQDHRLQLIDLHANLEKQEALLEPMIEADRPDEAQVISQIDKVAQARAALEKSNAQMMLGIRRVLTPDQWKKLQAREHSPRMFFRRVGPGEGFLKGGPEGGRHMRRRVPGPGQPQTAPAPPPPQRQPGDDQ, encoded by the coding sequence GTGTCCCTCAGCTGTGTCCTTGCCCTGGCCGGCGCGGCCTCGGCGCAGGTTGAACCTCCACCGCTGGCCCCAGGCGGCGGCATCACCATCGAAGCCCCCGGCCCCGATCCCGGTGGGCCGCAAGGCGACCGTGTGTTCTTCACGCGTCGCGTTGAGGGTCCCATGCGCGGCGAGATGGGCTTGCACCACGGTCCCATGGGCAAGTGGTGGAAGAACTCCGAGCTGGTTCAGCAGCTCGGCATCAACGACACGCAGGTGCAGCAGATCGAAAAGAGCTTCCAGGACCACCGCCTCCAGCTCATTGACCTGCACGCCAACCTGGAGAAGCAGGAAGCGCTGCTCGAGCCCATGATCGAGGCCGACCGCCCCGACGAGGCGCAGGTCATCTCGCAGATCGACAAGGTTGCCCAGGCGCGCGCCGCGCTCGAGAAATCGAACGCGCAGATGATGCTCGGCATCCGTCGCGTCCTCACGCCCGACCAGTGGAAGAAGCTGCAGGCCCGCGAGCATTCACCGCGCATGTTCTTCCGCCGCGTCGGTCCCGGTGAAGGATTTCTTAAGGGCGGACCTGAGGGCGGGCGGCACATGCGTCGTCGCGTCCCCGGCCCTGGCCAGCCACAAACCGCCCCCGCTCCGCCGCCACCACAGCGCCAGCCCGGCGATGATCAGTAA
- a CDS encoding isoprenyl transferase — MRHIVPAGLDRKEAAVWSKLDPERLPKHIAIIMDGNGRWARRRHLPRVAGHRAGVAAVRSTVETAARIGVESVTLYAFSVENWQRRPELEVDFLMALLRRYLRQEMPTLKRNNIRLEYIGRHHELPPKVRERMAWAQLETAQCTGMRLTLALNYGARSELVDAFNRIVQKAANNGGIEHLTIDEEAVRRHLYTSHMPDPDLVVRTSGEMRLSNFLLWQVAYAEIYVTETLWPDFRGIHLLEAIAEYQKRERRYGGLAPARDHAGSRRV; from the coding sequence TTGCGGCACATCGTACCCGCCGGACTCGACCGCAAAGAGGCGGCAGTCTGGAGCAAGCTCGACCCCGAGCGGCTTCCGAAGCACATCGCGATCATCATGGATGGCAATGGCCGCTGGGCGCGCCGCCGCCACCTGCCGCGCGTCGCCGGACACCGCGCCGGCGTCGCCGCCGTCCGCAGCACCGTCGAGACAGCCGCCCGCATCGGCGTCGAATCCGTCACGCTCTACGCCTTCTCCGTCGAAAACTGGCAGCGCCGCCCCGAGCTCGAAGTCGACTTCCTGATGGCCCTGCTCCGCCGCTACCTGCGCCAGGAGATGCCCACCCTCAAGCGCAACAACATCCGCCTGGAATACATCGGGCGCCACCACGAACTCCCGCCCAAGGTCCGCGAGCGCATGGCCTGGGCGCAGCTGGAAACTGCCCAGTGCACTGGCATGCGCCTCACGCTCGCGCTCAACTACGGCGCGCGCAGCGAGCTGGTTGACGCCTTCAACCGGATCGTGCAGAAGGCCGCCAACAACGGTGGCATCGAGCACCTCACCATCGACGAAGAAGCCGTCCGCCGCCACCTCTACACCAGCCACATGCCCGATCCCGACCTCGTCGTCCGCACCAGCGGCGAGATGCGGCTCAGCAACTTCCTCCTCTGGCAGGTCGCCTACGCCGAAATCTACGTGACCGAAACCCTGTGGCCCGATTTCCGCGGCATTCACCTGCTCGAAGCCATCGCCGAATACCAGAAGCGCGAGCGCCGCTACGGCGGCCTCGCTCCCGCCCGCGACCACGCCGGTTCCCGCCGCGTCTAG
- a CDS encoding phosphatidate cytidylyltransferase: protein MKRVLTALVLAPLVLAAVFWLPLWIFSIVVGAIALLAAHEFLNIAETGGIETVRGATFLFIALLFVAFPLTANSHSSLPVAGDMVLAVPLSPLLGLAAIIAAAFFTLALGMRREDFAGSLPGAAVSVFAIPYIALTLGALVLLRDLRFGAYYILYLFVVVWSGDIFAYYAGRAFGRHLMAPRVSPKKTWEGAVAGFISATALGAAFWLCAPQITGALARIHALGPATRGTLGAPVLWHGIVLSAVLNAIAQVGDLVESMIKRGSGVKDSGTLLPGHGGILDRIDALLFAAPVMWYCVFLAAL from the coding sequence ATGAAGAGAGTCCTCACAGCCCTAGTTCTTGCCCCGCTGGTCCTCGCCGCGGTCTTCTGGCTGCCCCTCTGGATTTTTTCCATCGTCGTCGGCGCCATCGCGCTCCTCGCCGCCCACGAATTCCTGAACATCGCAGAAACGGGCGGCATCGAAACCGTCCGCGGCGCCACGTTTCTGTTCATCGCGCTGCTCTTCGTCGCCTTTCCGCTGACGGCGAACTCGCACAGCTCGCTTCCCGTGGCCGGCGACATGGTGCTCGCCGTCCCGCTCTCGCCTCTCCTCGGACTCGCCGCCATCATTGCCGCAGCCTTCTTCACGCTCGCGCTCGGCATGCGCCGCGAAGACTTTGCCGGCTCGCTTCCCGGCGCCGCCGTCAGCGTCTTCGCCATCCCGTACATCGCGCTTACTCTGGGCGCGCTGGTGCTCCTGCGCGACCTCCGCTTCGGCGCCTACTACATCCTTTATTTGTTCGTTGTGGTCTGGTCGGGCGACATCTTCGCCTACTACGCTGGACGCGCCTTCGGACGCCACCTCATGGCGCCGCGCGTCAGCCCCAAGAAGACGTGGGAGGGCGCCGTCGCCGGATTCATCTCCGCCACCGCCCTCGGCGCCGCGTTCTGGCTCTGCGCGCCGCAGATCACCGGCGCGCTCGCTCGCATCCACGCCCTCGGCCCGGCCACGCGCGGCACCCTCGGCGCGCCGGTGCTCTGGCACGGAATCGTGCTTTCCGCCGTGCTCAACGCGATCGCCCAGGTCGGCGACCTCGTCGAATCCATGATCAAGCGCGGCTCGGGCGTAAAGGATTCCGGCACGCTCCTCCCGGGTCACGGCGGCATCCTCGACCGCATCGACGCGCTGCTCTTCGCCGCGCCGGTGATGTGGTACTGCGTCTTTCTCGCCGCTCTCTGA
- a CDS encoding 1-deoxy-D-xylulose-5-phosphate reductoisomerase has product MTLQNISILGSTGSIGRSTLRIVESYPDLFRVAALAAGNNVDAAFEQALCWQPKLVSMATDEAAADLRRRLAAENAKIEVASGNEGAIRVATHADADFVVSAIVGVAGLEATYEAVKAGKTVGLANKECLVAAGELLTEEARRQGKPLLPIDSEHNAVHQCMRGGRLNEVERVWLTASGGPFLNTPRSEFAGITVEQALNHPTWKMGRRITIDSATLMNKGFEVIEACRLFNLPPSRVSVIVHPQSTIHSLVEFRDGSLLAQLSVTDMRLPILYALTYPERIESDLRFDVSSLRRLDFCPPDMEKFPCLALAYEAAEAGGAKTIALNAADEVAVAGFLDGSIRFDDIARVVGGVLRETEARHPESIDKVLAADAQARRAAAAHVRELRHSDAQPAAAIRHQT; this is encoded by the coding sequence CTGACCTTGCAGAACATTTCAATCCTCGGTTCCACCGGCTCCATCGGACGCAGCACGCTGCGCATCGTCGAGTCCTATCCCGACCTCTTCCGCGTGGCCGCCCTTGCCGCCGGCAACAACGTGGACGCCGCCTTCGAGCAGGCACTCTGCTGGCAGCCCAAACTTGTCTCCATGGCCACCGACGAGGCCGCCGCCGACCTGCGCCGCCGCCTTGCCGCCGAAAACGCGAAGATCGAGGTCGCCTCCGGCAACGAAGGCGCCATCCGCGTTGCAACTCACGCCGACGCCGACTTTGTCGTCAGCGCCATCGTCGGCGTCGCCGGACTCGAAGCTACGTACGAAGCGGTAAAAGCAGGGAAGACCGTTGGCCTGGCGAACAAAGAGTGCCTCGTCGCCGCCGGCGAGCTGCTCACCGAAGAAGCGCGCCGCCAGGGCAAGCCACTGCTGCCCATCGACAGCGAGCACAATGCCGTCCATCAGTGCATGCGCGGCGGACGCCTCAACGAAGTCGAGCGCGTTTGGCTCACCGCCTCCGGCGGGCCCTTCCTCAACACGCCGCGCTCCGAATTCGCCGGCATCACGGTCGAGCAGGCGCTCAACCACCCCACCTGGAAGATGGGCCGCCGCATCACCATCGACTCAGCCACTCTGATGAACAAAGGTTTCGAGGTCATTGAAGCCTGCCGGCTCTTCAACCTGCCGCCCAGCCGCGTCAGCGTCATCGTGCACCCGCAGTCCACCATTCATTCGCTGGTCGAGTTCCGTGACGGCAGCCTGCTGGCCCAGCTCTCGGTCACCGACATGCGCCTGCCCATCCTCTACGCGCTCACCTATCCCGAGCGCATCGAGTCGGACCTGCGCTTCGATGTCTCGAGCCTCCGCCGCCTGGACTTCTGCCCGCCCGATATGGAAAAGTTCCCCTGCCTCGCGCTGGCTTACGAGGCCGCCGAGGCCGGCGGCGCAAAAACCATCGCACTGAACGCTGCCGACGAGGTCGCCGTGGCCGGTTTCCTCGACGGCAGCATTCGTTTTGACGACATTGCCCGCGTGGTCGGCGGCGTTTTACGTGAAACGGAAGCCCGCCACCCTGAATCTATTGATAAGGTGTTGGCAGCCGACGCGCAGGCGCGTCGCGCCGCTGCTGCTCACGTTCGCGAGCTCCGCCATTCCGACGCGCAGCCGGCCGCGGCCATCCGGCATCAGACTTAG